The following proteins are encoded in a genomic region of Micrococcaceae bacterium Sec5.8:
- a CDS encoding anhydro-N-acetylmuramic acid kinase yields the protein MRILALQSGTSADGIDVAIVDVDSDVDSSSGSDARRTPWLIMRPLLTRTVAWAPELRTRLLALADGGSVDAEELCRLDTLAGQEFATAASAAMQHLGTAVDLVVSHGQTVYHWVDGGHARGTLQLGEAAWIAEATGAPVLCNLRAADIAAGGEGAPLMGVFDRAWLAASAADTGASAATVNLGGIANLSVVTPDGTVLAWDTGPGNVLIDAVVARATRGAYGFDADGRLAAAGKVDDRFLSALLQHPYFRGTAPKSTGRETFGLPFVDSALDSAGGDSPVTFEDLVATLTRLTARSIAESLRSCGSPPPALLIASGGGVRNPSLMSALAKELTRDGISLASSDSRGIDADFKESLMFALLGFLSWHGVACGLPATGPGRARVAGHIVPGPGPLRMPEPLAGIRGVRVLPMHPGSPAATPGSTR from the coding sequence ATGAGGATCCTCGCGTTGCAGTCGGGAACATCCGCCGACGGCATCGACGTAGCGATCGTCGACGTCGACAGCGACGTCGACAGCAGTTCGGGGTCCGATGCCCGCCGCACACCGTGGCTCATCATGCGCCCGCTTCTTACCCGCACCGTGGCCTGGGCTCCGGAGCTGCGCACGCGCCTGCTCGCCCTCGCGGACGGCGGCAGCGTTGACGCCGAGGAGCTGTGCCGGCTGGACACTCTCGCGGGGCAGGAGTTCGCCACGGCCGCCTCGGCCGCAATGCAGCACCTCGGCACGGCCGTTGACCTGGTGGTCTCGCATGGTCAGACGGTCTACCACTGGGTCGACGGCGGCCACGCCCGCGGAACACTTCAGCTCGGCGAGGCTGCCTGGATCGCGGAGGCAACCGGTGCGCCCGTGTTGTGCAACCTCCGCGCAGCCGATATCGCGGCGGGAGGCGAGGGGGCTCCGCTGATGGGCGTATTCGACCGCGCCTGGCTGGCGGCCTCCGCCGCGGACACCGGTGCTTCCGCGGCGACCGTGAACCTGGGAGGAATCGCGAATCTGTCTGTCGTGACCCCCGATGGAACGGTGCTGGCCTGGGATACCGGCCCCGGGAACGTGTTGATTGATGCCGTCGTCGCACGCGCCACTCGAGGCGCCTACGGCTTCGACGCCGACGGCCGGCTCGCGGCTGCGGGCAAGGTTGACGACCGCTTTCTCTCGGCCCTTCTCCAGCATCCGTACTTTCGCGGAACGGCACCCAAGTCGACAGGCCGTGAGACATTCGGCCTGCCCTTCGTGGATTCCGCGCTCGACTCGGCCGGCGGGGACTCGCCTGTGACTTTCGAGGACCTCGTCGCAACACTCACCCGGCTGACAGCCCGCTCGATCGCCGAGTCGTTGCGCTCCTGCGGGTCTCCGCCGCCGGCGCTCCTGATTGCTTCGGGCGGCGGAGTGCGCAACCCGTCCCTGATGTCCGCGCTAGCGAAGGAACTAACCCGGGACGGAATCTCCCTGGCCTCCTCGGACAGCCGGGGCATCGACGCAGATTTCAAGGAGTCGCTGATGTTTGCCTTGCTCGGATTCCTCAGCTGGCACGGCGTTGCCTGCGGACTGCCCGCGACCGGGCCGGGCCGCGCGCGGGTGGCCGGCCACATCGTCCCGGGTCCAGGGCCGTTACGGATGCCGGAGCCGCTGGCCGGGATCCGCGGTGTGCGCGTGCTGCCGATGCACCCCGGCTCGCCGGCTGCCACGCCGGGGTCAACCCGGTGA
- the nagA gene encoding N-acetylglucosamine-6-phosphate deacetylase — MTVPPTCIIHSARLVSGGCTTADAWVAFTGTAVSAVGSGTGWQALGAAARDVTDAAGRRLTPGFIDIHCHGGGGFAFDVGTGGPEGARAIREALAVHHRHGTTRAVLSLVTACQSDLELRLAAVADAAETNPLVLGAHLEGPFLDNSFRGAHDPALLRAPDSESIARLLTAARGHLRQWTLAPELPGAPEAIRTLVDAGVAVAVGHSSADYATALAAFKDGASILTHAFNAMHGIHHRAPGPVAAATHSPGVTLEIINDGVHVHPEVVRLAFAGAPGRIALITDAMAAAGADDGEYVLGSLAVTVTGGVARLASDGTGMEGAIAGSTLTLDAALRRAVRESGIPVEEAVTALTETPARAIGRSHDLGLLAAGYAADAVLLSDELTVDAVFAAGRRLPA; from the coding sequence ATGACTGTTCCACCCACCTGCATCATCCACTCCGCCCGCCTGGTCTCCGGCGGCTGCACCACTGCCGACGCCTGGGTGGCTTTCACGGGCACTGCGGTGTCAGCTGTCGGGTCGGGCACCGGCTGGCAGGCCCTGGGCGCTGCGGCCCGGGACGTGACCGATGCCGCCGGCCGCCGGCTGACCCCGGGCTTTATCGACATCCACTGTCACGGCGGCGGCGGGTTTGCGTTTGATGTCGGTACTGGCGGCCCGGAGGGGGCCCGCGCCATCCGTGAAGCCCTGGCCGTCCACCACCGCCACGGCACCACCCGCGCCGTGCTCTCCCTCGTCACTGCCTGCCAAAGCGACCTTGAACTCCGGCTCGCCGCCGTCGCCGACGCGGCCGAGACGAACCCGCTGGTGCTTGGCGCGCACCTTGAAGGTCCCTTCCTCGACAACTCCTTCCGGGGGGCGCACGACCCGGCACTGCTCCGCGCCCCCGACAGTGAGTCGATAGCCCGGCTGCTCACCGCCGCCAGGGGCCACCTGCGCCAATGGACCCTGGCGCCTGAGCTGCCAGGCGCGCCGGAAGCCATCCGTACACTCGTCGACGCCGGTGTCGCCGTGGCTGTCGGGCACAGTTCGGCCGACTACGCCACGGCCCTGGCGGCGTTCAAGGACGGCGCCTCGATCCTGACCCACGCCTTCAACGCCATGCACGGCATCCACCACCGGGCACCCGGACCGGTCGCAGCAGCAACGCATTCGCCCGGAGTGACGCTGGAAATCATTAACGACGGGGTCCACGTCCACCCGGAGGTGGTGCGCCTGGCCTTCGCCGGCGCTCCGGGCCGGATCGCCTTGATCACCGACGCCATGGCCGCCGCCGGTGCCGATGACGGTGAGTATGTGCTCGGGTCACTGGCCGTCACCGTCACCGGCGGCGTGGCCCGCCTCGCCAGCGACGGGACCGGGATGGAGGGGGCCATCGCCGGCTCCACGCTCACCCTGGACGCAGCCCTGCGCCGGGCGGTTAGGGAGTCGGGCATCCCTGTCGAAGAGGCGGTCACGGCGCTGACCGAAACCCCCGCGCGGGCTATCGGGCGCAGCCATGACCTCGGTCTGCTTGCGGCCGGTTACGCCGCCGACGCGGTTCTTCTCAGCGATGAGCTCACGGTCGACGCCGTGTTCGCGGCCGGCCGGCGCCTGCCGGCATAG
- the murQ gene encoding N-acetylmuramic acid 6-phosphate etherase: MAKQHLHHQPGHADLRESLATLPTEQVNDRHPDLDMLSTADLVRAMNEEDAAVAAAVDRAGTAIAAAIDGIVSRMSTGGRLIYIGAGTAGRMGVLDASEAPPTFGTSPEQVVGIIAGGSGAIHAAVENAEDDAGAGAADLRDLGLSAADAVIGISASGRTPYVLGAINYASSVGAFTAGLSCNPGSALGRAGDVAIDVVVGPEILTGSTRLKAGTAQKMVLNMLSTITMVRLGKTYRNLMVDMQATNEKLRARAERTVMLATQASAAEAAHALNAVDGSVKAAILMLLTDLEAGTARQLLTEHRGFITAAIAAELTKGRTVHGR; encoded by the coding sequence GTGGCTAAGCAACACCTTCATCATCAACCCGGCCATGCCGACCTTCGTGAATCGCTGGCTACGCTCCCGACGGAGCAGGTCAACGACCGCCACCCGGATCTCGACATGCTCTCGACCGCCGACCTCGTGCGCGCGATGAACGAGGAGGACGCCGCCGTCGCCGCCGCCGTCGACCGGGCCGGGACCGCCATCGCAGCCGCGATCGACGGGATCGTCAGCCGGATGAGCACCGGCGGCCGCCTGATCTACATCGGGGCAGGAACCGCCGGGCGGATGGGCGTTTTGGATGCCAGTGAGGCGCCGCCCACCTTCGGCACCAGTCCCGAACAGGTGGTCGGCATCATCGCAGGCGGCTCCGGGGCAATCCATGCCGCCGTTGAAAACGCGGAAGACGACGCTGGCGCCGGTGCAGCCGACCTCCGCGATCTGGGCCTGTCGGCCGCGGACGCAGTGATCGGCATTTCCGCCTCCGGCCGCACGCCGTACGTTCTCGGCGCCATCAACTACGCGTCATCGGTTGGCGCGTTCACGGCCGGGCTCTCCTGTAATCCGGGATCGGCCCTCGGCCGGGCCGGCGACGTCGCCATCGACGTGGTGGTCGGCCCGGAAATCCTCACCGGATCGACCAGGCTCAAGGCGGGGACCGCGCAGAAAATGGTCCTCAACATGTTGAGCACCATCACGATGGTGCGGCTGGGCAAGACCTACCGCAACCTGATGGTGGACATGCAGGCCACCAACGAGAAGCTCCGGGCCCGGGCCGAAAGAACCGTTATGCTGGCGACGCAGGCGAGCGCCGCCGAGGCCGCGCATGCACTCAACGCCGTCGACGGGTCAGTGAAAGCGGCAATCCTGATGCTGCTGACCGATCTCGAAGCAGGAACGGCACGGCAACTGCTGACAGAACACCGGGGCTTCATTACTGCGGCCATCGCCGCAGAGCTCACCAAGGGGAGGACAGTGCATGGCCGCTAA
- a CDS encoding glycoside hydrolase family 3 N-terminal domain-containing protein — MTAATDPTLRRLVNGVLWPGFTGHRMPSWLARALEDGLAGVVYFGHNIDDDDAGQPARLSAELRGIRPGALIGIDEEGGNVSRLDSVRGSLLPGHAQLGHLDQPEATRAVGRMIGRKAASAGANIVLAPVADVNTNPANPVIGVRAFGRDTRLVARHVAAFIGGLQESAVAACVKHFPGHGDTHTDSHLSLPRLTLSWAEIERDHLPPFHAAITAGVRAVMTAHIVVPDRGDLPATLNPRILAVLREAGFSGTVVTDALDMAAIRASFGAGTGAVFALAAGAELLCIGNPSNLGPNGGRSTDEADYQEVREAIFHALDDGALTADTLERAGESAARLALPASAAVPDGTAPSTAHDAADAARMVRSAITVRGAATIARQRLALLDLRSRATLAVASTADTFTASLSRDYALDRQVPGTDEDGLSAAVAAVPRGNGVAVLVDRIASAGAQREALTRIAGLRPDAVVINAGLPCVDALPLAVIDSLGASWATADAVSAILRGEKS; from the coding sequence ATGACCGCGGCCACAGACCCCACCCTGCGCCGGCTGGTTAACGGCGTTCTCTGGCCTGGATTCACCGGCCACCGCATGCCCAGCTGGCTCGCCCGTGCACTCGAGGACGGCCTCGCGGGCGTGGTTTACTTCGGCCACAACATTGACGACGACGACGCCGGGCAGCCCGCTCGGCTCTCCGCCGAGCTGCGCGGCATTCGGCCTGGGGCGCTCATCGGAATCGATGAGGAGGGCGGCAATGTGTCCCGGCTCGACTCTGTGCGCGGATCCCTCCTGCCCGGACATGCCCAGCTGGGCCACCTCGACCAACCTGAGGCGACCAGGGCCGTGGGCCGGATGATCGGCCGGAAGGCTGCCTCTGCCGGGGCCAACATCGTGCTGGCCCCGGTGGCCGACGTTAATACAAACCCGGCGAACCCGGTGATAGGCGTGCGGGCGTTCGGCCGGGACACCCGCCTCGTGGCACGGCATGTCGCCGCCTTCATCGGCGGCCTGCAGGAATCGGCAGTGGCAGCCTGCGTTAAGCACTTCCCCGGGCACGGGGATACGCACACCGATTCCCACCTTTCCCTCCCCCGGCTGACCCTGTCCTGGGCCGAGATCGAGCGCGACCACCTGCCGCCTTTCCACGCGGCAATCACCGCCGGAGTGCGGGCCGTGATGACGGCGCATATCGTGGTGCCGGACCGGGGGGACCTTCCCGCGACCTTGAACCCGCGCATCCTTGCCGTCCTGCGGGAGGCCGGCTTTTCCGGCACGGTGGTGACCGATGCCCTCGACATGGCAGCCATCCGGGCGTCGTTCGGTGCCGGCACGGGCGCCGTGTTCGCCCTGGCTGCCGGGGCCGAACTGCTCTGCATCGGCAACCCGTCCAACCTTGGACCGAACGGCGGCCGCAGCACCGACGAAGCCGACTACCAGGAGGTGCGCGAAGCCATCTTCCACGCCCTCGACGACGGCGCCCTCACCGCGGACACGCTGGAGCGTGCCGGGGAATCGGCCGCGCGGCTGGCCCTGCCCGCCTCCGCCGCGGTTCCGGATGGTACGGCGCCCAGCACCGCACACGACGCCGCCGACGCCGCACGCATGGTGCGCTCCGCCATCACCGTGCGTGGTGCCGCGACGATCGCCCGGCAACGACTCGCGCTGCTGGACCTGAGGTCACGGGCCACCCTGGCCGTGGCCTCCACCGCCGATACCTTCACCGCGAGCCTTTCACGGGACTATGCACTCGACCGCCAGGTCCCGGGAACCGACGAGGACGGGCTGAGCGCAGCAGTCGCGGCGGTTCCACGCGGCAATGGTGTGGCCGTTCTGGTGGACCGGATCGCGTCTGCGGGGGCACAGCGGGAAGCCCTGACCCGGATCGCCGGCCTCCGCCCCGATGCCGTCGTCATTAACGCAGGGCTGCCGTGCGTTGACGCACTGCCCCTCGCGGTCATTGATTCCCTGGGGGCGTCCTGGGCTACTGCGGACGCCGTTTCCGCCATTCTGCGGGGGGAGAAATCATGA
- a CDS encoding sugar ABC transporter permease — MARARPWLLLAPALILLAGLLLWPLARVFIISLQDYGLRQIVSGKTNFIGLENYTEIFGDPSLWTVVLPNTIGFAIVAVASTVVFGTLVALLMASLSPLWRTITGSAVMVAWAMPAVTGTYVWIWIFDADQGLVNAALQNLGLMNEPFNWFTNPVTFYGIVALNIVHHGFPFVAITVLAGLLGVPKEMLEAAEMDGAGPVRRFFQITYPTIKPVFSVVVILSTIWDFKVFAQIYLMPGGSGSNREVLNLGVWSYVESFGQNRYGFGAAIAVLLTALLLIITAIYVRTLFKEEKV, encoded by the coding sequence ATGGCCCGGGCCCGGCCATGGCTGCTGCTTGCCCCCGCGCTTATCTTGCTGGCAGGGCTGCTGCTTTGGCCACTCGCGCGGGTGTTTATCATCTCCCTGCAGGATTACGGTCTGCGCCAGATTGTCAGCGGAAAGACAAACTTCATCGGATTGGAGAACTACACCGAGATCTTCGGGGACCCGTCCCTGTGGACCGTGGTGCTGCCGAATACCATCGGTTTCGCGATCGTGGCCGTCGCCTCGACCGTCGTCTTCGGAACACTGGTGGCCCTGCTCATGGCCTCGCTCAGCCCGCTCTGGCGCACCATCACCGGCAGCGCCGTCATGGTCGCCTGGGCGATGCCTGCCGTCACCGGCACCTACGTCTGGATCTGGATCTTCGACGCAGACCAAGGGCTGGTCAACGCAGCCCTCCAAAATCTTGGCCTCATGAATGAGCCTTTCAACTGGTTCACCAACCCGGTCACTTTCTACGGGATCGTTGCGCTCAACATCGTCCACCATGGTTTCCCGTTCGTGGCGATCACCGTACTCGCGGGTCTGCTCGGCGTCCCCAAAGAGATGCTGGAGGCCGCCGAGATGGACGGCGCCGGCCCGGTGCGCCGCTTCTTCCAGATCACCTACCCCACGATCAAGCCGGTGTTTTCCGTCGTCGTCATCCTCTCCACCATTTGGGATTTCAAGGTGTTCGCCCAGATCTACCTCATGCCCGGCGGGTCAGGATCCAACCGGGAAGTGCTCAACCTTGGCGTCTGGTCCTACGTGGAGTCGTTCGGACAAAACCGCTACGGTTTCGGAGCCGCTATCGCCGTGCTGCTGACAGCGCTGCTCCTGATCATCACCGCCATTTACGTGCGCACCCTGTTCAAGGAGGAAAAGGTATGA
- a CDS encoding MurR/RpiR family transcriptional regulator, giving the protein MAANALLMLRQALPGLSTTDSRIARAVIDNPTILDRTITEVATLCGTTPGTVARFCQKLGFSGYREFRIDVAAAAGREQAQRDRFQVDDGEINRTDSAEDVVAKIAYQEVQAIEETAKALDLKTLEKVVTAIVASTRLDVYGFGSSGLTAQDLQQKLYRIGLPATSFADMHLAWASAALQRPGGVAIAVSHSGLTSETSNALKIARAAGATTVGITNFADSPLAEHCDFVLTTQARENRYRAGAMSSRIAQLALVDILFVRIAQSMYDDMTESLRLTYEAVRSHRMQPDDDGTGT; this is encoded by the coding sequence ATGGCCGCTAACGCCTTGCTGATGCTGCGCCAGGCGCTGCCCGGTCTCAGCACGACGGATTCCCGGATCGCCCGGGCCGTCATTGACAATCCCACCATCCTTGACCGCACCATCACGGAGGTGGCGACGCTGTGCGGAACCACTCCGGGCACGGTGGCACGGTTCTGCCAAAAATTGGGTTTCTCGGGATACCGGGAGTTCCGCATCGACGTTGCGGCAGCGGCGGGCCGCGAGCAGGCGCAGCGGGACCGCTTCCAGGTCGATGACGGCGAAATCAACCGCACTGACAGCGCGGAGGACGTCGTCGCCAAGATTGCCTACCAGGAAGTACAGGCCATCGAAGAGACCGCCAAGGCCCTTGACCTCAAGACTCTCGAGAAGGTGGTTACCGCCATCGTGGCCTCGACCCGCCTTGACGTGTACGGCTTCGGCTCAAGCGGACTTACCGCACAGGATCTGCAGCAAAAACTGTACCGAATCGGGCTGCCCGCAACGTCGTTTGCCGACATGCACCTGGCATGGGCTTCCGCGGCACTGCAGCGGCCCGGCGGAGTCGCCATCGCTGTCTCCCATTCCGGTCTGACCAGCGAGACGAGCAATGCACTGAAAATCGCCCGGGCTGCCGGGGCAACAACCGTCGGGATCACCAATTTCGCCGACTCACCGTTGGCGGAACACTGCGATTTCGTGCTCACCACCCAGGCCCGGGAAAACCGGTACCGCGCAGGTGCCATGTCCAGCCGCATCGCCCAGTTGGCGTTGGTGGACATTCTATTTGTGCGCATCGCCCAATCGATGTACGACGATATGACCGAGTCCCTCCGGCTCACCTATGAGGCCGTCCGTAGCCATCGGATGCAACCGGACGACGACGGCACGGGGACTTAG
- a CDS encoding carbohydrate ABC transporter permease, whose protein sequence is MSQRPLSRSLVKAALVALLLIFTLFPAYWMISSSFDAQASSGGQSLLPQEFTLANYQFVLTEGGFGTFLRNSAVVAFFTVTISGIVALLAAVAVARFQFKFRTGILIMILTVQMVPLEALVIPLFVQVRDLQLLNSLVGLVVVYLAFSLPFAIWMLRGFVAAVPVELEEAAYIDGATWGRMFRSVMLPLVAPGLVATSVFSFIVAWNEFIFAMTLLGGSAENYTVAIGLKQFFGVHSNDWGPVMAASTIITIPVMIFFILVQGKLSSGLVAGAVKG, encoded by the coding sequence ATGAGTCAGCGCCCACTCAGCCGGAGTCTGGTCAAGGCCGCCCTGGTCGCCCTCCTCCTGATCTTCACCCTTTTCCCCGCCTATTGGATGATCTCCAGCTCCTTCGATGCACAAGCCTCCAGCGGCGGTCAGTCCCTGCTGCCCCAGGAGTTCACCCTCGCGAATTACCAGTTTGTGCTCACCGAAGGGGGGTTCGGCACTTTCCTCCGCAATTCGGCGGTTGTTGCTTTCTTTACCGTAACCATTTCGGGCATCGTGGCTTTGCTGGCGGCCGTCGCGGTGGCGCGCTTCCAGTTCAAGTTCCGCACCGGCATCCTGATCATGATTCTCACCGTGCAGATGGTGCCGCTTGAGGCTCTGGTCATCCCCCTGTTCGTCCAGGTACGCGACTTACAGCTGCTCAACTCGCTGGTGGGGCTGGTCGTTGTCTACTTGGCTTTTTCCCTTCCCTTCGCCATCTGGATGCTCCGCGGCTTCGTCGCTGCTGTTCCGGTCGAGCTGGAAGAGGCAGCCTACATCGACGGGGCAACCTGGGGACGGATGTTCCGCTCGGTCATGCTGCCCCTGGTGGCACCCGGCCTCGTGGCGACCAGCGTCTTCTCGTTCATCGTTGCCTGGAATGAGTTCATCTTTGCGATGACGCTCCTCGGCGGATCGGCGGAGAACTACACCGTCGCCATCGGCCTGAAACAATTCTTCGGCGTGCATTCCAATGATTGGGGACCGGTCATGGCCGCATCCACCATCATCACCATTCCGGTAATGATCTTCTTTATCCTCGTGCAGGGCAAGCTCAGCAGTGGTCTCGTGGCGGGTGCAGTCAAGGGATGA
- a CDS encoding BadF/BadG/BcrA/BcrD ATPase family protein — MTGLTVLAVDLGKTSCRVRLCRGGAVLGESTDEGSPGLADERGQDLARRAILGAVAGLSPEVQPLLAGLDGIGIGAAGALAAPAAVRGLVRELRADFDAPVAVISDGLSAHVGAFAGGPGTVLIAGTGAVVFTLDDGGPIRQIDGLGPWLGDEGSGRWIGQQGLQAALRADDGRGPATTLRAAAAGVAGGLAALPGWVSAAGTPARTIATFAPTVITHAGDGDGAARAIVAQACALLALTCAAARPSTGRVCVTGGLVSHPYFRAALGDALTDAGLALVTPLGDALAGATLIAHCRALPHEKRITRG; from the coding sequence GTGACCGGTCTCACAGTGCTGGCCGTCGACCTCGGCAAGACCTCCTGCCGGGTCCGCCTTTGCCGCGGCGGCGCGGTGCTGGGCGAGTCCACTGATGAGGGCTCACCCGGCCTTGCCGATGAACGTGGCCAGGATCTCGCGCGCCGCGCGATCCTCGGTGCGGTGGCCGGGCTTTCCCCCGAGGTCCAGCCGCTCCTGGCTGGTCTCGACGGCATCGGCATCGGCGCGGCCGGGGCCCTGGCAGCGCCGGCCGCGGTGCGCGGGCTTGTGCGGGAACTGCGGGCCGATTTTGACGCCCCCGTGGCCGTGATCAGCGACGGCCTCTCCGCACACGTCGGTGCGTTCGCCGGCGGCCCCGGGACCGTTCTCATCGCCGGCACCGGAGCCGTTGTCTTTACCCTCGACGACGGCGGGCCCATTCGCCAGATCGACGGGCTCGGGCCGTGGCTCGGCGATGAGGGCAGCGGCCGCTGGATCGGCCAGCAGGGACTGCAGGCCGCCCTCCGCGCCGACGATGGACGCGGTCCGGCGACCACACTCCGCGCCGCCGCCGCCGGTGTTGCCGGTGGCCTCGCCGCACTGCCCGGCTGGGTCTCGGCCGCCGGAACTCCGGCCCGGACCATCGCCACCTTTGCCCCCACCGTCATCACCCACGCGGGCGACGGCGACGGCGCTGCCAGAGCGATCGTCGCGCAGGCGTGCGCCCTCCTCGCGCTCACCTGCGCCGCGGCCCGGCCCAGCACCGGACGCGTCTGCGTCACCGGCGGTCTCGTGTCGCATCCCTACTTCCGCGCAGCTCTCGGGGATGCCCTCACTGACGCCGGCCTCGCGCTGGTCACCCCCCTTGGCGACGCCCTGGCCGGCGCTACACTCATCGCCCACTGCCGTGCATTACCCCATGAGAAGAGAATCACCCGTGGCTAA
- a CDS encoding DeoR/GlpR family DNA-binding transcription regulator: MDRTERLAAVLDLLAESGQIEIDDIITSLGVSAATARRDLDTLAAQQLLTRTRGGAIGQSVAYDLPLRYKREQNAPQKLLIARAASALVARGAVVGLCGGTTSTAIAGVLGARADIMEASPHATLTVVTNALNIAAQLAMRPQIKTVVTGGVVHSRSYELVGPYSDAVLQRVRMDIAFIGVNGLDPQAGPTVNDEREAAVNSLMAERAGRAMIVADSSKIGRVAFARVGELHRFSGLITDSGISSEQRAAFADQGLDVIVAS, encoded by the coding sequence CTGGACCGCACGGAGCGCCTCGCCGCAGTGCTCGACCTGCTCGCCGAATCCGGCCAAATTGAGATCGATGACATCATCACCAGCCTCGGCGTTTCGGCGGCAACCGCGCGCCGGGATCTGGACACGCTCGCGGCCCAGCAGCTGCTCACCCGCACGCGGGGCGGTGCGATCGGGCAATCCGTTGCTTATGACCTGCCCCTGCGCTACAAACGCGAGCAGAACGCGCCGCAGAAGCTCCTGATCGCACGCGCAGCCAGCGCCCTCGTAGCCCGCGGCGCCGTCGTCGGGCTCTGCGGGGGCACCACCAGCACGGCGATCGCCGGCGTACTGGGTGCCCGAGCGGACATCATGGAGGCCTCCCCGCACGCCACACTGACGGTGGTGACCAATGCCCTCAACATCGCCGCGCAATTGGCAATGCGCCCCCAAATCAAGACCGTGGTGACCGGCGGGGTGGTGCACTCGCGCTCATACGAACTCGTCGGCCCGTACAGCGATGCCGTGCTGCAGCGGGTGCGCATGGACATCGCGTTCATCGGCGTGAACGGGCTGGATCCACAGGCTGGCCCAACCGTGAACGATGAACGTGAGGCCGCCGTCAACTCCCTGATGGCAGAGCGCGCCGGCAGGGCCATGATCGTGGCCGACTCCAGCAAAATCGGCCGCGTAGCGTTCGCCCGCGTAGGCGAGCTGCACCGGTTCAGCGGGCTCATCACGGACTCAGGGATCAGCTCGGAGCAGCGGGCCGCATTTGCGGACCAGGGCCTGGACGTGATCGTCGCATCATGA
- a CDS encoding sugar ABC transporter substrate-binding protein, producing MQKRYLSAAMAAVMALSLSACGGSSTGGDASKADGETLNVWIMKGTNPDSEAFFDSVGQEFTKETGAKLNVEYVQWADAHDRFVTAIAGNTTPDVAETGNTWTAEFADAGALAPIGAKVKEAGLDGDLVKGLVESGTYDGDLYGMPWYAGVRSIIYRTDVFEELGLTAPTTWQELVDTADVIKAKRPDLIPFPVAGDAEMHAYPWVWGAGGDVSVQKSGSWESGLASDKSREGIQFYTDLATKHGFSTAGATTWKETDVLDNFAQGKVAMAISGSWTPATIVKKAPGLEGKLGAVPIPGKDGGISPSVLGGSHLSVFNTAKNEDLAWAFVKLMGTGKFAQEWADQSGYFPGTKSLLNETVKSDDPLVKSFAKQMVDGGGSVPVTPKYGAVQAKKTTNAMIQAILSGQKSVEEATTDAAAEMDDVMNGTKTP from the coding sequence ATGCAGAAGCGCTACCTTTCCGCCGCCATGGCCGCCGTCATGGCACTGTCCCTATCCGCTTGCGGCGGCAGCTCCACGGGCGGAGATGCAAGCAAAGCCGACGGCGAAACGCTCAACGTCTGGATCATGAAAGGCACCAACCCCGACTCTGAGGCGTTCTTTGATTCGGTCGGCCAGGAGTTCACCAAGGAGACAGGGGCCAAGCTCAACGTCGAGTATGTGCAATGGGCCGACGCTCACGACCGCTTCGTGACCGCCATTGCCGGCAACACGACGCCGGACGTCGCTGAAACCGGAAATACCTGGACGGCCGAGTTCGCCGATGCCGGGGCACTCGCGCCGATCGGCGCCAAGGTCAAGGAAGCCGGCCTCGATGGTGACCTCGTGAAAGGCCTGGTCGAATCCGGCACGTACGACGGCGACCTCTACGGCATGCCCTGGTACGCCGGAGTGCGCTCGATCATCTACCGCACCGACGTGTTCGAGGAGCTGGGCCTGACGGCCCCCACTACCTGGCAGGAACTGGTCGACACAGCCGATGTCATCAAAGCCAAGCGCCCCGACCTGATCCCCTTCCCGGTTGCCGGTGACGCAGAAATGCACGCCTATCCCTGGGTGTGGGGCGCAGGCGGGGACGTCTCAGTGCAAAAGAGCGGGAGCTGGGAATCGGGCCTGGCCAGCGACAAATCCCGTGAAGGCATCCAGTTCTATACGGATCTGGCCACCAAACACGGCTTCTCCACCGCTGGCGCCACCACGTGGAAGGAAACCGACGTCCTCGATAACTTCGCCCAGGGCAAGGTCGCCATGGCCATCTCCGGATCCTGGACCCCCGCCACCATCGTCAAGAAGGCTCCGGGACTCGAGGGCAAGCTGGGCGCAGTCCCCATCCCCGGCAAGGACGGCGGCATCAGCCCGTCGGTCCTCGGCGGCTCGCACCTGAGCGTGTTCAACACCGCAAAGAACGAAGACCTCGCCTGGGCTTTCGTGAAGTTGATGGGCACCGGCAAGTTCGCGCAGGAGTGGGCCGACCAGAGCGGGTACTTCCCCGGCACCAAATCGCTGCTGAACGAGACCGTGAAGTCCGATGACCCGCTGGTGAAATCATTCGCCAAGCAGATGGTCGACGGCGGCGGCTCAGTTCCCGTCACTCCCAAGTACGGTGCCGTGCAGGCCAAGAAGACCACCAATGCGATGATCCAGGCAATACTTTCCGGCCAGAAGAGTGTTGAGGAAGCCACAACGGATGCCGCCGCGGAGATGGACGACGTCATGAACGGCACGAAAACCCCATGA